A window of Chitinivibrionales bacterium contains these coding sequences:
- a CDS encoding DUF2914 domain-containing protein, which produces MKHVLLLAGVLVLSVVFSVLSKDKKETQKAEAAAVEKEEKAAEKKVEKKEETQKVEKKAKADKKAALKEKKAASTKAKASKAETKKTSKKKKEETEEVKKTPAPKKEKATPAKKAAVVEKKASMKKEEAETEKPKAEKKKASAATKKAAPKEKKASSPAKAAKRAKKEAVEEVSKEKKAEKAEAPKAKDVKKAKKASQPEKKAVKAAPVKKKAKKATAKEKKADKKSSTIKVARSAICKEIVNHEPKEKGTSFSTDVKELYCFSQIKGAKDTVKIQHKWYRDDKLFSLVPLQIRSASFRTYSQIDVPAKGTGNWKVDIVDVESGEVLETVGFKIQ; this is translated from the coding sequence ATGAAGCATGTCCTGTTACTTGCCGGAGTGCTGGTCCTTTCTGTTGTTTTCTCTGTCCTCTCAAAGGATAAAAAAGAGACACAAAAGGCCGAAGCTGCTGCTGTAGAAAAAGAGGAGAAGGCGGCAGAAAAGAAGGTTGAAAAAAAAGAAGAAACACAGAAAGTAGAAAAGAAGGCCAAGGCCGACAAAAAGGCGGCCCTCAAGGAGAAAAAAGCAGCTTCCACCAAAGCAAAAGCAAGCAAAGCTGAAACTAAAAAGACTTCAAAGAAGAAAAAGGAAGAAACCGAAGAAGTCAAGAAAACACCGGCCCCTAAAAAGGAAAAAGCCACACCGGCAAAGAAAGCGGCTGTCGTCGAGAAAAAAGCATCGATGAAAAAAGAAGAGGCTGAAACCGAAAAGCCGAAGGCAGAAAAGAAAAAAGCTTCGGCGGCAACCAAAAAAGCTGCTCCCAAGGAGAAAAAAGCCTCTTCACCGGCAAAAGCCGCTAAAAGGGCAAAAAAAGAAGCCGTAGAAGAAGTTTCGAAGGAAAAGAAAGCCGAAAAAGCTGAAGCTCCAAAGGCTAAGGACGTCAAAAAAGCCAAAAAGGCTTCGCAGCCGGAGAAAAAAGCGGTCAAAGCCGCTCCTGTCAAAAAGAAGGCCAAAAAGGCAACGGCAAAGGAAAAGAAAGCCGACAAAAAAAGCAGTACCATTAAAGTGGCACGGTCGGCAATCTGCAAAGAAATTGTCAATCACGAGCCAAAAGAAAAGGGCACGTCATTTTCAACCGATGTAAAAGAACTCTACTGCTTTTCTCAGATCAAAGGCGCAAAGGATACGGTTAAAATCCAACACAAATGGTATCGAGATGATAAACTTTTCAGCCTCGTCCCGCTTCAGATACGTTCGGCAAGTTTCAGAACGTACAGCCAGATCGATGTTCCCGCAAAGGGTACCGGCAACTGGAAAGTTGATATCGTTGATGTTGAGAGTGGTGAAGTTCTTGAAACGGTCGGTTTTAAGATACAGTAG